Proteins from a genomic interval of Nocardia sp. BMG51109:
- a CDS encoding cytosine permease yields the protein MGFTDNPKMEDYSLRYTPAAFRRWSPWMVFLSCLVGISAMAGYALDAAFVDEFGFGSALIGFGLAAVVTIPLTLVIAFAIARRHVDIDLLTRGSGFGYLGSTVTSLVYATYTLIFLAYEGAIMAQAVTALTHMDIHASYVLVAVVMIPLTLYGMSFSAKFQAWTWPLWIVLIGLALGAAATAPDAGQHMVHPASVAPGGAAGVTVLAVFAIAAAQLSLAAQVGEQGDYLRLMPDPEKGRLGRWRLAVIFGGPGFALFAVGIFFASTLLVGYAATTLDADRVGVPVDLFTVVYERLTGNHTSALILAGGLVLLSQIKINIMNTYSGSLSWSNFFSRVLHRHPGRAAWVFLQVGLALILMEIGIFDHIVQVLAWYSNIGIAWIAAMVSDLVINKRWLKLAPPQLVFHRAHLYNVNPVGFGSMIVAGVVSMVAYYRVFGDTAAALSPFIALGIALVLPPVIAWATRGRWYVARVSELPEGADELPCSVCEGSFDVVDMATCPFHGGTVCSLCCSTEGACKDSCKPHAWRPPKGPVVLGMPRTEQPELEVAR from the coding sequence ATGGGCTTCACCGACAATCCGAAAATGGAGGACTATTCGCTCCGATATACGCCGGCAGCGTTCCGCCGATGGTCCCCCTGGATGGTGTTCCTGTCCTGTCTGGTCGGGATTTCCGCGATGGCGGGCTATGCGCTGGACGCGGCGTTCGTGGACGAATTCGGGTTCGGCAGCGCGCTGATCGGCTTCGGCCTGGCCGCGGTGGTGACGATACCGCTGACGCTGGTCATCGCGTTCGCCATCGCGCGCCGCCACGTCGACATCGACTTGCTCACGCGCGGTTCGGGTTTCGGCTATCTGGGCTCCACCGTGACCTCGCTGGTCTATGCCACGTACACGCTGATCTTCCTCGCCTACGAGGGCGCGATCATGGCGCAGGCAGTTACGGCCTTGACCCACATGGACATTCACGCCTCCTACGTCCTGGTGGCCGTGGTGATGATTCCGCTGACGCTCTACGGCATGTCGTTCAGCGCCAAGTTCCAGGCCTGGACCTGGCCGCTGTGGATCGTGCTGATCGGGCTCGCGCTGGGAGCGGCGGCCACGGCACCGGACGCCGGGCAGCACATGGTGCATCCGGCGAGTGTGGCACCGGGCGGGGCCGCCGGGGTGACGGTGCTGGCGGTGTTCGCGATCGCCGCCGCGCAGCTGTCGCTGGCCGCGCAGGTCGGTGAGCAGGGCGACTACCTGCGGCTGATGCCCGATCCGGAGAAGGGCAGGCTGGGCCGGTGGCGGCTGGCGGTGATCTTCGGCGGGCCCGGGTTCGCGCTGTTCGCCGTGGGGATCTTCTTCGCCTCCACGCTGCTGGTCGGCTATGCCGCCACGACGCTGGACGCGGACCGTGTCGGCGTGCCGGTCGACCTGTTCACCGTGGTGTACGAGCGGTTGACCGGCAATCACACGTCGGCGTTGATCCTGGCGGGCGGTCTGGTGCTGCTGTCCCAGATCAAGATCAACATTATGAACACCTATTCGGGCTCGCTGTCCTGGTCGAACTTCTTCTCCCGGGTGCTGCACCGCCATCCCGGCCGGGCGGCATGGGTGTTCCTGCAGGTGGGGCTCGCGCTGATCCTGATGGAGATCGGCATCTTCGACCACATCGTCCAGGTGCTGGCCTGGTACTCCAACATCGGCATCGCGTGGATCGCCGCCATGGTGTCGGACCTGGTGATCAACAAGCGATGGCTGAAGCTGGCGCCGCCGCAGCTGGTCTTCCATCGGGCGCACCTGTACAACGTCAATCCGGTCGGCTTCGGGTCGATGATCGTCGCCGGCGTGGTGTCGATGGTCGCCTACTACCGGGTCTTCGGTGACACCGCCGCGGCGCTGTCCCCGTTCATCGCGCTCGGCATCGCCCTGGTCCTGCCACCGGTGATCGCCTGGGCGACCCGCGGCCGCTGGTACGTCGCTCGGGTCTCCGAGCTTCCGGAGGGCGCCGATGAACTGCCGTGCTCGGTATGCGAGGGCAGCTTCGACGTCGTCGACATGGCCACCTGCCCCTTCCACGGCGGCACCGTGTGCTCGCTGTGCTGCTCGACCGAGGGCGCCTGCAAGGACTCCTGCAAACCGCATGCGTGGCGACCACCGAAGGGCCCGGTCGTCCTCGGCATGCCCCGAACCGAACAACCCGAACTGGAGGTTGCGCGATGA
- a CDS encoding cysteine hydrolase family protein, translating to MKALIVIDMQNGFCHPEGSLPRLGMGLAGNDAAVAAATEAVAHARRIGMPVVFTRHVYRPGYPDQGPWLAGRTPDIEASGGLRAGSWDGDVIDELGCGPEDLVVDKARLDAFQWTSLEPLLRGMGVTELVACGVVTNFCVETTVRSAIMRDFPVTLLHDCCAAQTPRLHEIGIEVMRDCGFAEVIGVADFVNSDAAAVREEPALL from the coding sequence ATGAAAGCGCTGATCGTCATCGATATGCAGAACGGTTTCTGCCACCCCGAGGGCTCGCTGCCGCGGCTGGGCATGGGCCTGGCCGGGAACGACGCGGCGGTCGCGGCCGCCACGGAGGCCGTGGCGCATGCTCGCCGGATCGGCATGCCGGTGGTCTTCACCCGGCACGTGTACCGGCCCGGCTATCCGGACCAGGGGCCCTGGCTGGCCGGACGTACCCCGGACATCGAGGCCTCGGGCGGCTTGCGGGCGGGCAGCTGGGACGGCGACGTGATCGACGAACTCGGTTGCGGCCCCGAGGATCTGGTGGTCGACAAGGCGCGGCTGGATGCCTTCCAGTGGACCTCACTGGAGCCGTTGCTGCGCGGTATGGGCGTGACCGAGCTGGTGGCGTGCGGCGTCGTAACCAACTTCTGCGTGGAGACCACTGTGCGGTCGGCCATTATGCGTGACTTCCCGGTCACGCTGCTGCACGACTGTTGCGCCGCCCAGACGCCCCGGTTGCACGAGATCGGGATCGAGGTCATGCGCGACTGCGGTTTCGCGGAGGTGATCGGGGTCGCCGACTTCGTGAACAGCGATGCGGCGGCCGTTCGGGAAGAACCGGCACTTCTATGA
- a CDS encoding GntR family transcriptional regulator has translation MRTASGRQRVHEVRRLRDILRATVRGGRYAHGQLPSEAELMASYRASRATVRAALAMLRTEGLIERTQGVGTHAVIEPVTTSLPEAHGVIKPTGDSMFNHRMRPRELDRSVVSAPGAVAERLEIDPGKPCLRMEYVALHDEEPVAIATNYVRYPQAGKLRDTPFVSDWYQLLADAGVALSDSEFIFDCELADASLAESLGISEGVPLISMEQIIYDLDGRPFDVAYIHTRGERFRFVSRGSSKELS, from the coding sequence GTGAGGACTGCCTCCGGGCGGCAACGGGTCCACGAGGTGCGCCGGTTGCGCGACATCCTGCGGGCCACCGTGCGCGGCGGCCGGTACGCGCACGGCCAGCTGCCCAGCGAGGCCGAGCTGATGGCCTCCTACCGGGCGTCGCGGGCCACCGTGCGGGCCGCGCTGGCGATGCTGCGCACCGAGGGCCTGATAGAACGGACGCAGGGCGTGGGCACCCACGCCGTGATCGAACCGGTGACCACGTCGCTGCCCGAGGCGCACGGCGTGATCAAACCCACCGGCGACAGCATGTTCAACCACCGGATGCGGCCGCGTGAACTGGACCGATCGGTGGTGAGCGCGCCGGGCGCCGTGGCCGAGCGGCTCGAGATCGATCCCGGAAAACCGTGTCTGCGAATGGAATACGTGGCGCTGCACGACGAGGAGCCGGTCGCCATCGCGACCAACTACGTGCGCTACCCCCAGGCCGGCAAACTCCGCGACACCCCGTTCGTCTCCGACTGGTACCAGCTGCTCGCCGATGCCGGTGTGGCACTGTCGGATTCGGAATTCATCTTCGACTGCGAGCTGGCCGACGCGTCGCTGGCCGAGTCGCTGGGCATCAGCGAGGGCGTCCCGCTGATCTCGATGGAACAGATCATCTACGACCTCGACGGCAGACCGTTCGACGTCGCCTACATCCACACCCGCGGCGAGCGTTTCCGATTCGTGTCGCGCGGCAGCAGCAAGGAATTGTCATGA
- a CDS encoding amidase, producing MTADIPLTLTDAAAALRAGTVTSVDLTRSAIAAADRLDDPLGCYLSRFDEYALERAAAADAEFAAGHDRGPLHGIPFGVKDILAVAEGPTTAQSLILDPEWGAGKDAPVVARLKAAGAVITGKTTTMEFACGMPDPTKPFPVPRNPWNPETWPGGSSSGTGIGVAAGMFLAGLGTDTGGSIRIPAAFCGVSGLMPTFGRVPKSGCVPLGYSLDHIGPLARSARDCAVVLEVIAGLHASDPDCVDAPFTVPGWTEDLSGVRIGVVREGHFPEHSDPALSAAFDAALTVLTGAGATTTEVTLPYRQEMITADMITAGSEALAYHRTDLSTRWDDYFVATRAMASIGAQVSGADYVQAQRVRRVAQDALGRLFDTVDVIVCPTAAAGAPTFESLTGPGGQLDFGRLFSLVHTPYWDTVGNPVLAVPMGFTAIGLPLSLQLAGPAFAEAEILRVADVFQQSTDWHRQAPTSLTQGVAA from the coding sequence ATGACAGCAGATATCCCGCTCACCCTCACCGACGCGGCCGCGGCGCTGCGCGCGGGCACCGTAACGTCCGTCGACCTCACCCGCTCGGCGATCGCCGCGGCCGATCGCCTCGACGACCCCCTGGGCTGCTATCTGAGCCGGTTCGACGAGTACGCACTGGAACGCGCCGCCGCCGCGGACGCCGAATTCGCCGCCGGACACGACCGGGGTCCACTGCACGGAATTCCCTTCGGCGTCAAGGACATTCTCGCCGTCGCCGAGGGCCCGACGACGGCGCAGAGCCTCATCCTCGACCCCGAGTGGGGCGCGGGCAAGGACGCACCGGTGGTAGCGCGACTCAAGGCAGCGGGCGCGGTGATCACCGGCAAGACGACCACCATGGAATTCGCCTGCGGCATGCCCGATCCCACGAAACCCTTTCCCGTGCCACGCAATCCGTGGAACCCCGAAACCTGGCCGGGCGGTTCGAGTTCGGGCACCGGGATCGGCGTCGCCGCCGGCATGTTCCTGGCCGGACTCGGGACCGACACCGGGGGCAGCATCCGGATACCCGCGGCGTTCTGCGGGGTGAGCGGCCTGATGCCGACGTTCGGCCGGGTGCCCAAATCGGGCTGTGTGCCTTTAGGATACAGCCTCGATCACATCGGCCCGCTGGCACGCAGCGCACGGGACTGCGCGGTCGTGCTCGAGGTGATCGCCGGCCTGCACGCCAGCGATCCGGACTGCGTGGACGCACCGTTCACCGTTCCCGGCTGGACCGAGGATCTCAGCGGAGTGCGGATCGGGGTCGTGCGTGAGGGGCACTTCCCCGAGCACAGCGATCCGGCACTGTCCGCCGCATTCGACGCCGCGCTCACGGTCCTGACCGGCGCCGGCGCCACCACCACCGAGGTGACACTGCCGTACCGGCAGGAGATGATCACCGCCGACATGATCACCGCGGGATCCGAGGCGCTGGCCTACCACCGCACCGACCTGTCCACGCGCTGGGACGACTACTTCGTCGCCACCCGAGCGATGGCGTCGATCGGCGCACAGGTATCCGGCGCCGATTACGTACAGGCCCAACGGGTTCGCCGAGTAGCCCAGGACGCCCTCGGACGACTCTTCGACACCGTGGACGTCATCGTCTGCCCCACCGCCGCCGCCGGCGCACCGACCTTCGAATCGCTCACGGGCCCCGGCGGCCAACTCGACTTCGGCAGACTGTTCAGTCTGGTCCACACCCCGTACTGGGACACGGTCGGCAACCCGGTCCTGGCCGTGCCCATGGGTTTCACCGCCATCGGCCTCCCACTGTCCCTCCAACTAGCGGGCCCCGCCTTCGCCGAGGCCGAAATCCTCCGCGTAGCAGACGTTTTCCAGCAGTCCACCGATTGGCACCGCCAAGCCCCCACCTCCCTCACCCAAGGAGTGGCCGCATGA
- a CDS encoding Rpn family recombination-promoting nuclease/putative transposase, whose amino-acid sequence MTDQRFNPHDSLFRSLLADADDAASEFRPVVAAHASPEFAGRIDWRHMELQHCSFVDPELSNRYGDLLFRTTLDDRPAFLYVLAEHQSSSDRFMALRMLEYMVNIWWRYLDQEETERTRAREAGEPVPPPPRMLPAIIPLVVHNTATGRAWSAPLQFTDLIDLDAAAKTAIAPYMPQFRFLLDDVSRLGLEALRERDLTPAARTVLVLQQIVPGNDQVVEDILKWLADDLRALEAGPNAARKLQIVISYVMKVGDPDPGKLAAGMAQIGPRAEEATMTLAERLEARGREEGRAEERAAVLIELMTDRFGTLPVATIQRVESASPDQLRAWTKRVLRAQTIEEIFA is encoded by the coding sequence ATGACCGATCAGCGGTTCAACCCGCACGATTCGCTCTTCCGCAGCCTCCTCGCCGACGCCGACGACGCCGCCTCCGAATTCCGCCCCGTCGTAGCGGCGCATGCCAGTCCCGAGTTCGCCGGCCGTATCGATTGGCGCCACATGGAGTTGCAGCACTGCAGTTTCGTCGACCCCGAATTGTCGAACCGCTACGGCGACTTACTGTTCCGCACCACCCTCGACGACCGCCCCGCCTTCCTCTATGTCCTCGCCGAGCACCAATCCAGCAGCGACCGGTTCATGGCGCTGCGAATGCTGGAGTACATGGTCAACATCTGGTGGCGCTACCTCGACCAGGAGGAGACCGAACGTACGCGTGCCCGCGAGGCCGGTGAGCCGGTACCGCCCCCGCCGCGGATGCTGCCCGCGATCATCCCCCTGGTCGTGCACAACACCGCTACCGGACGGGCCTGGTCGGCACCGCTGCAGTTCACCGACCTCATCGACCTCGACGCCGCCGCCAAGACCGCGATAGCGCCGTACATGCCGCAGTTCCGGTTCCTGCTCGATGACGTCTCCCGTCTCGGCCTGGAAGCACTGCGCGAGCGTGACCTGACCCCCGCGGCCCGGACGGTCCTGGTGTTGCAGCAGATAGTCCCAGGCAACGACCAGGTAGTAGAAGATATCCTGAAGTGGCTCGCAGACGACCTCCGCGCCTTGGAGGCCGGGCCGAACGCGGCGAGGAAGCTACAGATCGTGATCAGCTACGTGATGAAAGTCGGCGATCCCGATCCCGGCAAGCTGGCCGCGGGGATGGCCCAGATCGGTCCACGAGCAGAGGAGGCGACGATGACCTTGGCAGAACGACTCGAAGCACGCGGTCGTGAGGAGGGGCGCGCTGAGGAGCGCGCCGCAGTGCTGATCGAGCTGATGACCGACCGGTTCGGCACTCTGCCCGTCGCCACGATCCAGCGGGTCGAATCGGCAAGCCCGGATCAGCTCCGCGCCTGGACCAAGCGGGTTCTCCGCGCGCAGACGATCGAAGAGATCTTTGCCTGA
- a CDS encoding DUF4351 domain-containing protein — MTLAERLEARGREEGRAQGRTEGRAAVLIEQMTDRFGTLPGDTIQRIRSASLDQLRAWNKRVLRAQTIEEIFA; from the coding sequence ATGACCCTGGCAGAACGACTCGAAGCACGCGGCCGTGAAGAGGGGCGCGCTCAAGGACGCACTGAGGGGCGCGCGGCAGTGCTGATCGAGCAGATGACCGACCGGTTCGGCACTCTGCCCGGCGACACCATTCAGCGGATCAGATCGGCAAGCCTGGATCAGCTCCGCGCCTGGAACAAGCGGGTTCTCCGCGCGCAGACCATCGAGGAGATCTTTGCCTGA
- a CDS encoding DUF4351 domain-containing protein, with translation MMTLAERLEARGREEGLAQGRAEGLAQGRAEGWAAVLIEEMTDRFGTLPDDTIQRIRSASLDQLRAWTKRVLRAQTIEEIFA, from the coding sequence ATGATGACCCTGGCGGAACGACTCGAAGCGCGCGGCCGCGAAGAGGGACTCGCTCAAGGCCGCGCTGAGGGGCTCGCTCAAGGGCGAGCTGAGGGGTGGGCGGCAGTGTTGATCGAGGAGATGACCGACCGGTTCGGCACTCTGCCCGACGACACTATTCAGCGGATCAGATCGGCAAGCCTGGATCAGCTCCGCGCCTGGACCAAGCGGGTTCTCCGCGCGCAGACGATCGAAGAGATCTTTGCCTGA
- a CDS encoding TIGR02679 family protein, which yields MRIGPLDEEQRGAIAELFGLARAPGGFASITVSKLDSVLVDTVGIGAYQVVEQLVGPIEDRAEQRRVAATERDELWRWLSDHPVVRAQPALETWVTAMQRSGLIDGSVQRTRGELELALRVVRELPGAGKPLPVFAQEVLDRPHGLDDGTRLHTMVVRALSAIHDVEPPSDAWQVRALWERAGVTADELSSTVLVAGMRCAGEDSVSRVLNIGAESGEAASLTLRQLRSVPALAPAPRRVTVVENPSVLALALHRFDDRCPPLVCISGWPSGAGVLLMQHLSDAGVRLRYHGDLDGEGLRIAAHVVARVGAEPWHMSSADYLAAVGRGPSVGRVTPVPWDAELAEHMVSHGTAVSEERVAEQLLDELAADR from the coding sequence GTGCGTATCGGTCCACTCGACGAGGAGCAGCGGGGTGCGATCGCCGAACTGTTCGGTCTCGCGCGTGCGCCCGGCGGCTTTGCCTCGATCACGGTGTCGAAGTTGGATTCGGTGTTGGTGGATACCGTCGGTATCGGTGCGTATCAGGTTGTCGAACAACTTGTAGGGCCGATCGAGGATCGTGCCGAACAGCGACGAGTGGCCGCAACCGAACGAGACGAACTGTGGCGGTGGTTGTCCGATCATCCTGTTGTGCGGGCGCAACCGGCGCTGGAAACGTGGGTCACGGCGATGCAGCGGTCCGGGCTGATCGACGGATCGGTGCAACGTACGCGGGGCGAATTGGAGCTGGCGCTGCGCGTTGTGCGGGAATTGCCCGGTGCGGGGAAACCGCTGCCGGTCTTCGCGCAGGAGGTGCTCGACCGTCCGCACGGTCTGGACGACGGCACCCGCCTGCACACGATGGTCGTTCGCGCTCTGAGCGCCATTCACGATGTCGAACCGCCCTCGGATGCCTGGCAGGTTCGTGCACTATGGGAGCGGGCCGGAGTAACCGCCGACGAGTTGTCGTCCACCGTACTGGTCGCCGGCATGCGCTGCGCGGGTGAGGATTCCGTGAGCCGGGTGCTGAATATCGGTGCCGAATCCGGTGAGGCAGCATCGCTCACGCTTCGGCAGCTTCGGTCCGTACCGGCTCTGGCGCCGGCACCGAGACGAGTGACGGTGGTCGAGAATCCCAGCGTTCTGGCGTTGGCTCTGCACCGGTTCGATGATCGTTGCCCGCCCCTGGTATGTATTTCCGGCTGGCCTAGTGGGGCGGGAGTCCTTCTGATGCAGCATCTTTCGGATGCGGGCGTCCGCTTACGATATCACGGTGACCTCGACGGCGAGGGTTTGCGAATCGCTGCCCACGTCGTTGCGCGCGTGGGCGCCGAGCCGTGGCACATGAGCAGCGCCGACTATCTGGCCGCGGTGGGCCGTGGGCCATCGGTCGGCCGTGTCACGCCGGTACCGTGGGACGCCGAACTCGCCGAGCACATGGTGAGTCACGGGACCGCCGTATCGGAGGAACGCGTTGCCGAGCAACTCCTCGATGAGTTGGCGGCGGACCGCTGA
- a CDS encoding TIGR02677 family protein, which produces MDPIRVPPEMFRFATADRSGLYVAVLHAFGEANERLETTLGIDDVCERLRSVGWLEPIDLDDLAAALAQLRDWNLVDVIQNHSENYRTAVEYERRNLQYSLTRQGEAAFAGVVHAMTVLAATGALQTAVLDAIADRLRDLITELESGTDRRVFTVLSELESHLDALRANTKQFNGELQRLLRAEGVDLTVFHEVKAATVAYLQEFLTNIEHRTHTIAERIRLVAEYGVALMHHRALAGAELPQLSGTDPSIAWLEHRRARWDGLCAWFAPEDGATPRIEQLNLVGRKAIITLLQVLERITDSRRRSSSAAADFRELARWFTLLPSQDDMHRLWSTAFGLSPARHTHLAHPDPELVNSNTSWHEAPPVEVSPLLRSSGRTERFSRTGRVRDVAALRAARAEQAATERAQLEAAWDMLDTGGQVRLSSFGRLDHTMFERLLDLLGRALSTAPAADGTRRATTGDGRIEIVLRRPGDGSRARLSTPRGLFEGPDYVLDVAAPGRTPMGRAGGER; this is translated from the coding sequence GTGGACCCGATTCGTGTCCCGCCTGAAATGTTCCGGTTCGCCACCGCGGACCGGTCGGGGCTCTACGTCGCTGTCCTGCATGCCTTCGGTGAGGCCAACGAACGGTTGGAGACAACCCTGGGCATCGACGACGTGTGCGAGAGACTGCGTTCGGTCGGCTGGCTGGAGCCGATAGATCTCGACGACCTCGCCGCGGCCCTTGCGCAGCTGCGCGACTGGAATCTGGTCGACGTCATCCAGAACCATTCCGAAAACTACCGCACGGCAGTCGAATACGAGCGACGCAATCTCCAGTACTCGCTGACTCGCCAGGGCGAGGCGGCGTTCGCAGGCGTCGTACACGCCATGACGGTGCTGGCGGCGACCGGCGCGCTGCAGACCGCCGTCCTGGACGCCATCGCCGACCGGCTGCGCGATCTGATCACCGAACTCGAATCCGGCACCGATCGGCGCGTGTTCACGGTGCTCAGCGAACTGGAGTCGCACCTGGACGCGCTGCGCGCCAATACGAAACAGTTCAACGGAGAGTTGCAGCGTCTGCTACGCGCCGAAGGTGTGGACCTGACCGTCTTCCATGAGGTCAAGGCCGCGACCGTGGCCTACCTCCAGGAGTTTCTCACCAACATCGAGCATCGGACGCACACCATCGCCGAACGCATTCGGCTCGTGGCGGAATACGGTGTCGCGCTGATGCATCACCGTGCCCTGGCCGGTGCAGAACTGCCGCAGCTGTCCGGCACCGATCCGTCGATTGCCTGGCTGGAGCACCGTCGTGCGCGGTGGGACGGCCTGTGCGCGTGGTTCGCCCCCGAGGACGGTGCCACACCGCGTATCGAACAGCTGAATCTGGTGGGGCGCAAGGCGATCATCACCCTGTTGCAGGTACTCGAACGGATAACCGATTCGCGCCGCAGGTCGTCGAGCGCGGCCGCCGACTTCCGGGAACTGGCGCGCTGGTTCACGCTGCTGCCGAGCCAGGACGACATGCATCGCCTGTGGTCCACCGCGTTCGGGCTCAGCCCGGCGCGCCACACTCATCTGGCGCATCCGGACCCGGAACTGGTGAATTCGAACACTTCCTGGCACGAGGCGCCGCCGGTGGAGGTTTCGCCGCTGTTGCGGTCGTCGGGCCGCACCGAACGGTTCAGCCGAACCGGCCGGGTGCGAGATGTGGCCGCGCTCAGGGCCGCTCGCGCCGAGCAGGCGGCGACGGAGCGTGCCCAACTCGAGGCCGCATGGGACATGCTCGATACCGGCGGACAAGTGCGCCTGTCGAGTTTCGGCAGGCTCGACCACACGATGTTCGAGCGGCTACTGGATCTGCTCGGCCGGGCGCTGTCGACCGCACCGGCGGCGGACGGAACCCGGCGCGCCACCACCGGCGACGGCCGAATCGAGATCGTCCTGCGGAGGCCGGGCGATGGCAGCCGGGCGCGATTGTCGACGCCGCGTGGGCTTTTCGAAGGTCCGGACTACGTTCTCGACGTCGCAGCCCCCGGTCGGACACCGATGGGGCGGGCAGGGGGAGAGCGATGA
- a CDS encoding TIGR02678 family protein, whose product MSDLANQLVIAEREEISRGIRSLLAAPLITESGAPDAFDTIRRRREPIAKWFDYYCGWTLTVEPRLGYARLTKVRVCDDPSRPARRPRSGRAPFDRRRYVLLCVVAAELFAAPVTTIGLLADRVKAATAADPVLDAFDSAGRSERMALVDVLRLLESFGVLKPVDGSAEMYVESAAAKVLYQVDTTLLLRMLASPVGPSQLAVPAEEIALRGRDLLAGISRERRYGSTGRHRESGGSDVQRNLWLRHSIFRRLVDDPVLYYEELSADERAYVSSPTGRQLLRRCAEQGGFVLEERAEGALLVDPDGIATDSRFPDDSGTAKVAALLLLDDISGPTTVERLWRVATELLDRFPRWARSYRGDDGVGRLVADAVAVLVGFGLVRTTDSGLVVPLPASARYRVGDIKTTEPREDS is encoded by the coding sequence ATGAGCGATCTTGCCAATCAGCTGGTCATCGCCGAGCGCGAGGAGATCTCGCGCGGTATCCGGTCACTGCTGGCAGCCCCGCTGATCACCGAATCCGGTGCACCGGACGCCTTCGACACGATCCGCCGCAGGCGCGAACCGATCGCGAAGTGGTTCGACTACTACTGCGGCTGGACGCTCACCGTGGAACCGCGGCTGGGATACGCGCGACTGACCAAGGTGCGCGTCTGCGACGATCCCAGCCGCCCCGCGCGCCGCCCGCGGTCCGGCCGCGCGCCGTTCGATCGCCGTCGCTATGTGCTGCTGTGCGTGGTCGCGGCCGAGCTGTTCGCCGCCCCGGTCACTACCATCGGCCTGCTCGCCGACCGGGTGAAGGCCGCGACCGCGGCCGACCCCGTACTGGACGCGTTCGACAGCGCCGGCCGGTCCGAGCGCATGGCTCTGGTGGACGTACTGCGGTTGCTCGAATCGTTCGGCGTGCTGAAACCGGTGGACGGTTCGGCGGAGATGTATGTGGAGTCTGCGGCCGCCAAGGTGCTCTATCAGGTCGACACCACGCTGCTGCTGCGGATGCTGGCATCACCGGTCGGCCCCTCGCAGCTTGCGGTGCCTGCCGAAGAGATCGCGCTGCGTGGCAGAGATCTACTGGCCGGGATCTCGCGGGAGCGCCGTTACGGCTCGACCGGCCGGCACAGGGAGAGTGGGGGCTCGGACGTCCAACGCAACTTATGGTTGCGGCACAGTATATTTCGGCGCCTGGTAGACGACCCGGTGCTGTACTACGAGGAATTGTCCGCCGACGAGCGCGCCTACGTATCGTCGCCGACCGGCCGCCAGCTGTTGCGCCGCTGCGCCGAGCAGGGCGGTTTCGTCCTGGAGGAGCGGGCCGAGGGAGCGCTGCTGGTGGATCCCGACGGCATAGCCACCGACAGCCGATTCCCCGACGACTCAGGGACGGCGAAGGTGGCCGCGCTGTTGTTGCTGGACGACATATCCGGCCCCACCACTGTGGAGCGGTTGTGGCGCGTGGCCACCGAGCTGCTGGACAGATTTCCGCGCTGGGCGCGCAGCTATCGTGGCGACGACGGAGTCGGCCGGCTCGTGGCCGACGCGGTCGCGGTTCTGGTCGGCTTCGGCTTGGTGCGCACAACCGACTCCGGGCTTGTGGTCCCCTTGCCCGCGTCGGCTCGCTACCGAGTGGGCGACATCAAAACCACTGAGCCGAGGGAGGATTCGTGA